The DNA window CGTTATTATTAATAGCATTTACTGCAATTTTATTTGCCGGCTGCGGGGGTTATGCAACAGGAGGCGGCATTGATTACGATATAGATAATGATAAGATCACTAATACAAGCGATAACTGCCCTCATGTTGCCAATCCTAATCAGACAGATATTGATGTCGACGGCATTGGAGACGCATGTGATGATGAGATCGTACCTGTTGTCACGGAGACCGTAAGGGTTTCAGGAACGGTCCTTGATATTAACGGCGCTCCCATTGAAGGGGCCGAGGTAACAATTACGAGTGACCCCGTAACAGTAATAACCGATGCAAACGGCAACTTTACAGCAACTGTGGATGTCGGAAGTCATAAAATAGTAATCAGGAATAATTCAGTAGAAATCTATAGTGGAGAATTTACTGCTTATGACAATGACCCTCTAACTCTAAATGATATAACAACCTCGTACCATCCGTTTATTAATACTGGGCCTGTAGCCAATGCCGGACCTGACCGGATTGATGTTGCAACTGGGTCTGTTGTAACACTTGATGGAAGCGGCAGTAGTGATGCAGATGGCGACAGTCTTACTTATAATTGGTCATTCACATCATTCCCCGACGGAGACACCCCGGTCCTATCTAACCATACACAAGTAACCGCTTCCTTTACGGCAAATCAGGTCGGCTCTTATGTTCTAAGTCTTGTGGTAAATGATGGACAAGCTGACAGTCTCGCTGATACAGTCACAATTACAACTAAGGAGCCAGTAATTGCACTCTCAGCCCCTGACAATGTAACGGCAACTGCCGGAGCAGGAACTATTGAGATATCATGGGATGCGGTGGCCGGGGCCACATTTTATAGAATTTACTGGTCAAATACTTCCGGCGATGGAACAAATGGACAGGCAATCTCTGTTGCAGATGAAACATATATTCACGAGAAGCTCATATATGGCGAAGATTATTATTATGTTGTGAAAGCTCAAAATGAAACGGAAGCGAGTAATATCTCTGAGGAGGCGACAAGTACGCCTGCACGGAAAGAAATATCAGGCATTGTATTTCCGGATGCAAACCTGGCGGCATGTGTTTCGCAGCAAGCTGCAGGACTGACCTATGTTGACGAACTGACATCACTTATCTGCAGCAGAAAGGGAATAACCGATCTGACAGGTATTAGTTGGTTAACAAGTCTCGATTTGATCAATTTAAATAAAAATAATATAGTTGATGTAAGTGAACTGGCAGGTCTGTCCAAGCTTCAAACTCTTTTGATTAATTTTAACAAGGTAACAGATGTAAGTAAGTTGGCGCGTCTTGCCAATCTTCAGAAGCTGGATTTAAGTTACAACACTATAACCACAGGTGTCGCAGACCTGGTAACATTAGTTAACGCAACTACCATTGATCTCGGAAATAATCCGACTATACCTTGCAGCGATATCATAACACTCGAAACAGAACTGGGACCTTTAGTTGTAATACATGATAATACGTGTTGAAGCGGGGTCTTAGAGGGTTGAACAGTGACATATCATGTGCACCAGCAAGGCAGCGTAATACTAATTACCTTCTGTACACAATATATACAAACTGGATATATACTATACACTAATTGGGCTGTACGCTATACGTAACTATTTTAATAATTAAGCATTTTTATTTTGTCCAACCAGGTATTGTTTTTGCATCTATAGTAACAGCTCATCAGAACGCTGATAAATCTTAAGAAAATCTTTTTTCTAAACTGCTAAGGAGTCTCAGCAAAACGTTATGTAGAAAGGAGGCTGTTATAGCATGAAAAATCCAGGCAACCCTTTTGTATGCGGTATTTCTATCATTTTTTTAGCTATGTTTTTTACTCCCGCTGCTTCATTCGCGGGCCTTATCGAAGACCTTAAGTTCGCAGCATTTGAAGGTCAGACCGAAGTGGTAAAGACTTTAATTGCCAAAGGGGCTGATGTAAACGCAAAAGATGCTGATGGAGAACTCGCGTTGATGGCGGCTGCGCTCATTGGACACACTGAGGTGGTTAATATATTGATTGCCGGCGGCGCTGATGTTAATGCTAAGGACAAGAACGGGGAAACAGCGCTCATGGCCGCGGCCTTTTCAGGGAAGACCGATGTAGTAAATATCCTGCTCGCTAACGGCGCTGATGTCAATGCGGCGGACTTTAAAAAAGAAACAGCGTTGATGGAGGCCTCCCTTGGGGGTCATTCCAAAATCGTCAATATCTTCCTTGCCAAAGGCGCTGACGTTAATGCAAGAGACATTAAGAACGAAACAGCGTTGATGGCTGCGGCATTTGCGGGGCACTCAGGGGTTGTGAATGCCCTGGTTTCAAGAAGAGCTGACGTAAATGCAAAAAACTGTATGGGAAAAACAGCGATATTTTATGCATCATTTAAAGGCCACCACGATGTGTTGAAAACCTTGCTTGCCCACGGCGCTGATGTAAACGCCGCCGATAAGTTCGGAGAAACAGCTCTTATGATCTCAGCATTTTCGGGGCGGTCCGAGATTGTAAAGACCTTGCTGGCTAACGGCGCTAATGTAAATGCTATGGATACAGAGGGAAGAACGGCTTTAAACTATGTTTCAAGAAAAAATGAGGACATAGAAATATATAATTTATTGGCCGATAAATCCAACGCCAATAAAAATAATGCTCACGTAGAAAAAATTCTAATGTATGCTTTACAGGCTTGCGAACATATATAACTATGGATGCAAGAAATTGTCATTAAGCATTTTACCGGTCAGGCGGTCCGGTTACAAACGGAAAGGATTTGACTATTGACCGTGAAGCAATTAGCGCTGACAATCCTGCTGTTATCAACAGCAACTTTTATAAGTAATAAATTATTTGCACAAGTCAGAGTTGAATTTACGCCGGCCATTGAGGCAATAAAAGAAAACATTGATCCCCCCTATACCGGCAGGGGATGGCATAAAATACATAAGAGACCCGTAGAGAAGTTATTAGCAACCGAGCCATATCGAAAAACCAATGCCTGTCCTAAATGCCACCAAAAGAATAACTATAGAATTAATGACCCGCATACCCAGTTGACTGAAAATGGAGATATTATCAGAGAAAAATGTCTTTATTGTCATTTGGAAAAGCCCGACGAAAAAAGCGCGACCTTTACAGTCCTCCGGCCGGAGATTAAATTCAACAGGAACCTTGAAGTATTATGCCTCGGATGTCATGGCATACTATACAAGCTTGCGCACCCTGTTAATGCAAATCATTTAAGGACCCCCTCCCCTGTGATGTTATCAATGATGAAAACGTCAGAAGCACAGTTTGACATAATACTTCCGCTTGATTTTGACGGGAAGATCATGTGTGCCACATGTCATAACCCGCATGAAAAAGGCGTGCTCCCAATCGAAAAAGCTTCGGCGAAGGGGGCCAGTGAGTCATTCAGGGTCCGGCTGATCGGACAATCCGGCAGAGTTGATGTGGCAGGGGCCAACACAAAATCACATGTCCAAAAGCCCACCGATAAAATATGTTTGACCTGCCATAAAGATAAATCGGTCGTAGAAGGGGAAATTACCGGGAGCTTGAACAATTAAATAAGGTCCTTCATTCCGGGAATATCCTCATTTTAGCAAGTCAACAATATCTTCAAAATTATCCATTGCGGAATCAAGCAGCCGCACAGAAAATCTCCTGTTGTGAAATCCTCCCCCGTATTCAACAATATTAATGCCCTCATGCCCTTCCTTTAACATCGCTGCGGCCTTTCCAATTGTTTCTTCAGATACTTTCCCTTTTGCCTTCCTTATGGCATCCTGCGCCTTTTTTTCCAATGTCTTTGCATGCCCTAATTCTTGTTTAGTCCCATTCTTCCATTCTTCAACCATGGCCTCCTGTTTTTTTGTATGGCAAGCGCCGCATGCCCTGGCAGAACCATAAATAACTTTTTCCCCTTTTTGTGTTTTCTCATCTATATGGCAGCCGATACAATTGGTCTTTACGTCATACATAAGGCCCGGCATTTTGATCATGTCCCTTTGTGTAGACTCAAGCAAAAGTATTTTTTGGTACTTATGATGGTCCGGATGACAGACAAAACAGCTTTCAATAACAGGGTCAGTGAATTCGATCTCCTCATGCCGGACAGGCTCATGGCAGTCAAAACATTTGGCATACTGCCCTGCTGCATGCGTTCCTGTCGCATGGCCCCCGGACACCAATTTCTTCTCTCCTGCCGCTGTCTCCAGCTTAAATGAATTGTTGTGGCAGGCAAGACATTTTTGTTTACGCACCTCGCCATTCCCCCTGACAATTTCGTAGTGACAACTCTGACATGGGACTTTTGCTTTTTCAAGGCTCTCGTGAGTAATGCTGTTCTCGTCAAGTCTTGCCGCCGGCCATGTGACTTCCGTATGACCGCTGCTGCTTCTTTGAATTGGTCCTGAAGGGATGACGTGGCAGAGTGAGCACCTGGCCAGGCCTTTATTGAAATTCTTATTTATAAAATGACAGAGAAAACATATTTCCCCGGAGACTTCAAAATGTTTTTCTGCTGTAACATTCCGGTGGCATATGTCACAATGCAGGGGCTGCCCTTCAATTGTCTTATCTATGTGTGTTATATGAACGAAAGAAATCTTTTCTTTAAACTTGGCCTTCTTAAAAACAAGATGGCATCCGGAGGCCGAGCAGCTAAGATCGTTGATCTTAGCAGGCGATCTCACCTCCGGCCCCGCTAAAGAAAGGTATGAAAGGATTTGCCCTAAACCTCTAAAATTACCATTAGCAGTGTGCTTCCCGTCCGGTATGTAGTGACACTCAACACATGCAACTTTTTTTTCACCATGTATTGAGTTCTTCCATGAATCATAGTACTTCTTCATCATATGACAGGAACCGCAAAACGCAGGATTGTTAGTGTAATGTACTGCGCTGAATATTCCGGAAACAGAGAGGATTATGATCACAGCAAAAATCAGGAGGGGTATCTTATATTTTTTCATTACAAACACACCGAAGCAGTTTGCGGTTCTACTTATGAATTTCTCAGCAAGCCGTTTTTGTCTTTCCTGCTTCAGAAATATATTTTTTTATCTCCTCCTCTTCAAATTTCATAAACTGCTTTGTGACATGCGCCATTTCCCTGTAAAAAGACAACTCTGCTTGTGAAACAACCTTGTCGCAAAAAGCCGGGACCCATTTTAACAGATGAGCATCCATGAATTTATTTTCGATCTGAAGACAATAATCCACTTTATCAATATCATTCTCTTTCCGGGCCTGCGCTTCCCCGGCTGTAACGCGCTGCATGAGCTCCAATTCCACGCTGATATGGTCGGGCATCCCTGTGAAATCCGGAGCGTATTCAAGCCCGGTCGCCTCAATGAATTTTTTTACCTCAACAGTTGCTTTGCCCCAGAGACTGCCCCAGTCTCCGTCCCCTCTTTCGTGATGGACAGACTCATGCGGGGAGATATGTTTGCCGGGACCGATGAACAGTCTCGTATACTCCACGGCATGCTCCTCAAGCAACTCATCTTCAGGCCTGTGTAAAAAATCACTTTCCAGATTTACCCCCAAGAGAGAAAGCAGGGCGGGGTCTTTGATTTTTATCAGGAGGGTCTTTGTAATTTCGGAACGGTAAATAAGCGCAAGGAACCCGTAAATGCTGCTCCGCTGTTTTGCTGTTTCGATCATTTCATCCTGCACTTGAGCTTACTCCTTATTGACGTCAAATTTACTGCTATCGAGACATTCATAAAACCTTCCCCGTCCCCTTCATCCCCTCCCGTCAAGGGAGGGGAAACGGTCGCAGGTGTCTAAGCCTTCACAACTGTCACAACGGTATCCATGCAGCGCAGTTGGCCGCTTATCGGATCTGAAGAGTTCGGGATTATCCTGTTCGGATTCACGCCGTATTTATCCCAGTGCTTTCTCGTGAGATCCGGATCGTCATCCACTGCCTCAGGCGACTTTTTGCCTGATCCGTATCTCCCGCTTTCCTCGCGTCCTACGTGGAAGGAGACGGCTATGACGCCGGGAATTATCTTTTCATTAACACTCGCTGTGGTTATGATCTCACCTACACTTGATTTGATCTTGATCTTGTCTCCGTCTTTAATCCCGCGGGCGGATGCGGTCTGAGAATTGATCCATCCGGGGTTGTCATAGTAAAGCTCGCTCAGCCACTTGCGGTGAGAGCTTCTCGAAAGGATCTGGACAGCGACTTTATATGTCGTAAGGATAAGCTCATCGGACTTCATCTTCTCATGCTCTGGTATCGGTATCCATGTCGGAAGAGGACCGAAACCCTTCTCCTTCATGATAGCTGAGTATAGCTCAAAGTAACCTGTCTTATTGAGTTTGTCGGGTTCAAATCCTCTGTAGACCTTGTCTCCTATCTTTTGTCCGGCGTATTTTTTATAGGCGCCCTCAGTGCTTGCATATTTTTCACCTGTCTTGCCTTTCCAGTATACACCCGTCGACTCATCAAGAACAGCGCCGTCTGTTTTGACTTCTTCCTTATAACTGTAATAATGAGGCTTCTCATTCGGGTCATGCCAAACGCCGTGCTTCTTCATGTATTCAAAGCCGCCGGCCGCTTTTACAACGGGGGTCATCTCGCATGACTTGCTCACGAACTCCTCTTTGGAAGCACCTACGCCCAGGGGCATGCCCATCTTCTCAGCAAGCTGAATGACGACATCTCCAAAATCCTTGGCCTCGCCAAGTGGTTTGATCAGGGCCTGGCGGATATAATACTCCGGCACCTGAGTGGGGCAGACCTGGTCTTCCCAGTCCCACCTTTCAAGATACGTAGCGTCAGGAAGAATTATGTCAGCGAGTTTGCTCGATTCGTCATAGACGATGGTTGATACAACTGAAAACGGGATCAGCTTTTCATCTTTCAGTATCTCCGCGTTTTCATTTGACTCGCCGTTGATATAAACCGGGTTGTAGCAGTACCACATGTAAACGTCAGGTCTTCCTCCGCTTCCGTCCTTTATCATCTTTAAAGACTGGTGAGATACGTGGTGAGTGGGCAGGGCCGTACCCTTGCCGTCAACTATCTCAAGTCTCTTTGCCTTTGGTTTGTCTTTGGGCCCTTCGGGATATTCCCATTCTGGTTCAACACCTCTGCACCTTCCGCCGGGGTTGTCGATGTTCCCGGTTATGGCAGCCAGCATCTGTATGGCGCGCTCGTTTTCGCAGCCGTTGAAATGGGCGTGCGCCCCTCTGCTGCTGATGACTACAGCAGGTTTGGCCTTTGCGAATTCAACCGCCAGAGACTCGATCTTCGCGGCGCTTACACCGCTTAACTTCTCCGCCCAGGCCGGAGTATATTGCGAGAGGTGAGCTTTCAATGCTGAAATTTTTTCATCTGCAGAAGCGTTAACATTCTCCGTGGCCCTGATGAATTTAAAGAAATCCTTGTCATAAAGGTCCTTCTGCATTATCACACTGCACATTGCAAGGGCCACTGCTCCGTCGGTACCCGGTTTGATCGGGACCCATTCGGACGACTTTGCAGCCGTGTTTGAATACCGCACATCAAAGGTCACGCTCTTGAGGCCTTTTTCGACCCTTGCCCGTATCAATCTGTTTGAAAGAGGGACATGGTTTGAATGCGCCTCTTGCACATTGCTCCCGAAGTTAAGGACGAATTTGGTGTTGTCAAAGTCCCAGTTGTCATAGTGCCTCCCCCAGGTAAGCTCCTGCGCCGCCCATTTGGCGCTATTGCTGGTGGATTCGTGGTTCCCTATGGTTTCCGTGCCGTATGTTTCCAGAAATACGTCCCTGATCAGCGCGGCGGAGCTGGCCTTCATTAAGCCATAGCTGAACATGAATTTTTCAGGATGTCCGTCATCGCGGAGCTTCTTCAATTTCCCGGATATCTCCGTTAGGGCCTCGTCCCATGTTATCCTCTTCCACTTGCCTTCACCGCGCTGCCCCGCGCGTTTCAGTGGATACAGGATCCTGTCAGGAAAATAGACGTCATTCGGCCCTGACTGTCCTTTAGCGCACATCTTGCCCTCGGTCCTGATGGAGTCCTGGTTTGATTCCATTTTTACCACCCTGTCATCCTCCACATAGCCCATGGCCGCGCACCTGGTCTCGCAGGACCAGCAGGCGGTGGGGATGGCTTTCCTCTCAGCACCTGTCTTGAAGTCGAAATCCTTGCCTCCTTTTTGCAACTCTATACTTCCGGCCAGAGCAGGTGACATAATACCTTCTCCAGCAGTCAGGAGTGCGCTGCTGGCAAGACCAAACTTTATAAAGTTACGGCGTGTTAAATTTGCCATCTAATTTCTCCTTTTTTTAATAATATTAACTATCAATTGAGAATTTCATAGTTGCTGTTTTCTGCCTTTCCTTCCTACTTCTTGCTTGTTTTTTTATTACTATTCAAACTCATTCTTGAATTCCGCGAATTTTGTCTCTTTCGTAATCTTGTAATGGGCCAGCACCCCGTCGGGATCAATATAAAATATGTGAGGCATTGTTTTATCACCCGGCAGGAGGGTTGACTTGTCCCTGTGTTCCAGCAAGTTGAATTCCTTTGCAAGTTTTGATACCTCGCTTTCAGGG is part of the Nitrospirota bacterium genome and encodes:
- a CDS encoding NapC/NirT family cytochrome c, with the translated sequence MKKYKIPLLIFAVIIILSVSGIFSAVHYTNNPAFCGSCHMMKKYYDSWKNSIHGEKKVACVECHYIPDGKHTANGNFRGLGQILSYLSLAGPEVRSPAKINDLSCSASGCHLVFKKAKFKEKISFVHITHIDKTIEGQPLHCDICHRNVTAEKHFEVSGEICFLCHFINKNFNKGLARCSLCHVIPSGPIQRSSSGHTEVTWPAARLDENSITHESLEKAKVPCQSCHYEIVRGNGEVRKQKCLACHNNSFKLETAAGEKKLVSGGHATGTHAAGQYAKCFDCHEPVRHEEIEFTDPVIESCFVCHPDHHKYQKILLLESTQRDMIKMPGLMYDVKTNCIGCHIDEKTQKGEKVIYGSARACGACHTKKQEAMVEEWKNGTKQELGHAKTLEKKAQDAIRKAKGKVSEETIGKAAAMLKEGHEGINIVEYGGGFHNRRFSVRLLDSAMDNFEDIVDLLK
- a CDS encoding molybdopterin-dependent oxidoreductase, which translates into the protein MANLTRRNFIKFGLASSALLTAGEGIMSPALAGSIELQKGGKDFDFKTGAERKAIPTACWSCETRCAAMGYVEDDRVVKMESNQDSIRTEGKMCAKGQSGPNDVYFPDRILYPLKRAGQRGEGKWKRITWDEALTEISGKLKKLRDDGHPEKFMFSYGLMKASSAALIRDVFLETYGTETIGNHESTSNSAKWAAQELTWGRHYDNWDFDNTKFVLNFGSNVQEAHSNHVPLSNRLIRARVEKGLKSVTFDVRYSNTAAKSSEWVPIKPGTDGAVALAMCSVIMQKDLYDKDFFKFIRATENVNASADEKISALKAHLSQYTPAWAEKLSGVSAAKIESLAVEFAKAKPAVVISSRGAHAHFNGCENERAIQMLAAITGNIDNPGGRCRGVEPEWEYPEGPKDKPKAKRLEIVDGKGTALPTHHVSHQSLKMIKDGSGGRPDVYMWYCYNPVYINGESNENAEILKDEKLIPFSVVSTIVYDESSKLADIILPDATYLERWDWEDQVCPTQVPEYYIRQALIKPLGEAKDFGDVVIQLAEKMGMPLGVGASKEEFVSKSCEMTPVVKAAGGFEYMKKHGVWHDPNEKPHYYSYKEEVKTDGAVLDESTGVYWKGKTGEKYASTEGAYKKYAGQKIGDKVYRGFEPDKLNKTGYFELYSAIMKEKGFGPLPTWIPIPEHEKMKSDELILTTYKVAVQILSRSSHRKWLSELYYDNPGWINSQTASARGIKDGDKIKIKSSVGEIITTASVNEKIIPGVIAVSFHVGREESGRYGSGKKSPEAVDDDPDLTRKHWDKYGVNPNRIIPNSSDPISGQLRCMDTVVTVVKA
- a CDS encoding ankyrin repeat domain-containing protein, with the translated sequence MKNPGNPFVCGISIIFLAMFFTPAASFAGLIEDLKFAAFEGQTEVVKTLIAKGADVNAKDADGELALMAAALIGHTEVVNILIAGGADVNAKDKNGETALMAAAFSGKTDVVNILLANGADVNAADFKKETALMEASLGGHSKIVNIFLAKGADVNARDIKNETALMAAAFAGHSGVVNALVSRRADVNAKNCMGKTAIFYASFKGHHDVLKTLLAHGADVNAADKFGETALMISAFSGRSEIVKTLLANGANVNAMDTEGRTALNYVSRKNEDIEIYNLLADKSNANKNNAHVEKILMYALQACEHI
- a CDS encoding carboxypeptidase regulatory-like domain-containing protein, with product MKKLMPLLLIAFTAILFAGCGGYATGGGIDYDIDNDKITNTSDNCPHVANPNQTDIDVDGIGDACDDEIVPVVTETVRVSGTVLDINGAPIEGAEVTITSDPVTVITDANGNFTATVDVGSHKIVIRNNSVEIYSGEFTAYDNDPLTLNDITTSYHPFINTGPVANAGPDRIDVATGSVVTLDGSGSSDADGDSLTYNWSFTSFPDGDTPVLSNHTQVTASFTANQVGSYVLSLVVNDGQADSLADTVTITTKEPVIALSAPDNVTATAGAGTIEISWDAVAGATFYRIYWSNTSGDGTNGQAISVADETYIHEKLIYGEDYYYVVKAQNETEASNISEEATSTPARKEISGIVFPDANLAACVSQQAAGLTYVDELTSLICSRKGITDLTGISWLTSLDLINLNKNNIVDVSELAGLSKLQTLLINFNKVTDVSKLARLANLQKLDLSYNTITTGVADLVTLVNATTIDLGNNPTIPCSDIITLETELGPLVVIHDNTC
- a CDS encoding molecular chaperone TorD family protein gives rise to the protein MIETAKQRSSIYGFLALIYRSEITKTLLIKIKDPALLSLLGVNLESDFLHRPEDELLEEHAVEYTRLFIGPGKHISPHESVHHERGDGDWGSLWGKATVEVKKFIEATGLEYAPDFTGMPDHISVELELMQRVTAGEAQARKENDIDKVDYCLQIENKFMDAHLLKWVPAFCDKVVSQAELSFYREMAHVTKQFMKFEEEEIKKYISEAGKTKTAC